From the genome of Mastomys coucha isolate ucsf_1 unplaced genomic scaffold, UCSF_Mcou_1 pScaffold6, whole genome shotgun sequence, one region includes:
- the Tmem196 gene encoding transmembrane protein 196 isoform X7: MILFSACCICGLIGGILNFQFLRAVTKKTSSLYPLHLASMSLACIGIGGCTVSSWLTCRLASYEQRRMFSEREHSLHHSHEMAEKRLRAIEITDLPSCPVVPPTPELPTRYADF; the protein is encoded by the exons atGATCCTCTTTTCAGCCTGCTGTATCTGTGGACTCATTGGAGGCATCCTGAATTTCCAGTTTCTTCGGGCAGTCACAAAAAAGACCTCATCCCTGTACCCACTGCATCTTGCTTCCATGTCTTTGGCATGTATTGGCATTGGGGGCTGCACGGTCTCCTCTTGGCTCACTTGTCGTCTAGCCAGCTATGAGCAAAGGAGGATGTTCTCAGAAAGGGAACATTCCCTGCATCACTCTCATGAAATGGCTGAAAAa AGATTGAGGGCTATTGAAATAACCGACTTGCCCAGCTGCCCGGTGGTGCCCCCGACACCAGAGTTACCTACAAGGTATGCTGACTTTTAG